CGCTGAGGGCGAGCTTGGTCATGGCGCGCTCGAGAAGCTGCTCGCAGGCGGGCGAGAGGGCGCAGTGGCGGGCAAGCTGGCGGGAACTCATCTGGGCGTTGCAGAAAATACCTTCGGCGCCGAGGCGGGCGAGCTGGCGGGCGCGGGCGGCGGTGACGCGGTCGCGGATGCGGGCGCTGGGCTCGGCGGCGGCAGCGGCGCCGCGCAGTTCCTGATATTTGACCGCGGGCACGTCGAGGTGAATATCGATACGGTCGAGGAGAGGGCCGGAGATGCGGCCGGCATAGCGCTGGATTTGGGGCGGGGTGCAGTGGCACTCGCGCGTGGGATCGTTGAAGAAGCCGCAGGGGCAGGGGTTCATGGCGGCGGCGAGCATGAAGCGGGAGGGATAGGTCACCGAGCTCGCGGCGCGGACGATGGTGACCTTGCCGTCTTCGAGGGGCTGGCGCATGACTTCGAGAACGGAACGGGGGAACTCGGGGAGCTCGTCGAGAAAGAGCACGCCGCGATGGGCGAGGCTGACTTCGCCGGGACGGGGACCGTTGCCGCCGCCGATGAGGCCGGCGTCGGAAATGGTGTGGTGGGGAGCGCGGAAGGGACGGTGAGTGAGGAGCGAGGTGGCGCCGCCTTCGCGGGCGAGGGTGCCGCTGACGCTGTGGATTTGGGTGGCTTCGAGAGCTTCTTCAAAGGTTAAGTCGGGCAGGATGGAGGGGATGCGGCGGGCGAGCATGGTCTTGCCGGAGCCGGGCGGGCCGATCATGAGGATGTTGTGGCCGCCGGCACAGGCGACTTCGAGGGCGCGCTTGGCGGTCTGCTGGCCTTTGACCTCGGCAAAGTCTTCGCCGGCGGAACGCTCGCGCTCGAGCATGGCGGCGGTATCGACGCGGACGGGAGAGGCGGTGGAGCGGTCACGCATCCAGGTCATGACTTCGGGCAGATCGTGGGCGCCGTAGACGTCGAGGCCCTGCACGACCGCGGCTTCGGCGGCGTTGGCGGCGGGGACGATGAGACGCGGAATGCCCTGCGCCCGCGCCATGATGGCCATGGGCAGGCTGCCGCGGATGGGGCGGAGGGAGCCGTCGAGCGCCAGCTCGCCGGCAAAGAGGCAGTCGCGGATGCCGTGATGGCCGTTGCCGTTGGGGAGTGCCCCCCAGCAGCCGAGCAGCGCCATGGCCATGGGCAGGTCGAAGCCCGAGCCTTCCTTGCGGACGTCGGCGGGGGCGAGATTGATGAGCACATGGGCGTTGGGCGGGTCGAAACCGCAGTTGCGCATGGCGGCGCGCAGGCGCTCGCGGCTTTCGCGGACGGCGGCGTCGGGCAGGCCGACGGTGGCGTAGTGCGGGTCGCCGCCGGGCGCGGGGGTGGAATCGACCTCGACTTCGACCAGGCGCGATTCGATTCCGATGACGGCGGCGCTGAGGGTGCGGAAGAGCATGGCCAAACCTTGACTACACGCCAGGGAGGGGGGTGGGGTCAATTCCCCCAAACGGGGGATGGGCGCGCGGGCTGCGCCCGGCGTACCCTTAACGGGTGAAGAAGGCGCGGAGAAAGGCGGAGCCCGCCGCAGGGCTAGCGGCCGCGCGCGAGGCAAGCCTAGAAGCGCGCTAGTGGTTGTAGTTCAGTCGGCGCCGGGGGCAGCGGTGGCGACCACCTTCCTCTTGACATGCCGGCAAACCGCGCCATATACTGAACCATATGGTTCAGTATTCGAGTGAACGCCTCGACGGCTCGTTCGGCGCGCTGGCGGACGCCACGCGGCGCGGGGTTCTGGAACAGCTCGGGCAAGCGGACGCGTCGATCACGGCCCTCGCCGCAAAGTTCCACATGACCCTCACGGGTATGAAGAAGCACGTGGGAATCCTGGAGCGAGCGGGACTGGTCACCACGGAAAAGGTCGGGCGGGTGCGGACCTGCAAGCCCGGTCTACGCGACCTGAAGGAAGCGGCGGCATGGATTGACCGCTACCGCCAACTCTGGGAGGCGCGCTTCGACGAGCTGGAGAACATCGTTGAGGAATTGAAACGACAGAAAAAGTTCAAGGCATGAAAAAGGAGACCCCAACCTTATGAAGAATCCCACTACGGTAGAACGAACCTCTGAGCGTGAGCTGGCTGTCACGCGAATCTTTAACGCCCCCGTGCGGCTGGTGTTCGAAGCCTGGACCAAGCCGGAATTGCTCAGGCGGTGGTGGGCGCCGAAGTCGTTTGGAATATCGTTCGTTTCGTGCGAGGCCGATGTTCGAACGGGGGGCACGTACCGATTTGTGTTCCGCCACGCTGCGGCGGAGCAACCGATGGCCTTCTTCGGCCGGTATCTCGAAGTCAAGCCTGACGCGCGTATCGTCTGGACGAACGAGGAAAGCGCCGGTGGTCCGCTTACCACCGTGACCTTTGAGGAAAAGGGCGATACGACCGTGCTGGTCCTGCGCGAACTCTATCCCTCCAAACAAGCTCTCGACGACGCTATCGCCTCGGGAAGCACGGGCACGAGCGGGGCGAGCGAGCAGTTCGAGCAGTTGGACATACTCCTGGGTTAGTGGTTGTAGTTCCAGGACAGGTCGGCGCCTTTGGGAGCGGTGGCGAGGATGCGGGCCTTCATTTGGGGCATGTAGAGCTGCTCTTCGGTCATCTTGCGATAGGTGCCGTCGAAGCAGTGGGGCTGGAGGCGGCCGAAGGTGAAATCGGCGGTGATTTTGGGATCGGTGTGGCCGTCGATGGTCTTCTGCATGAGATAGACGGCGTCATTTAAATAATAGGAGTCCATGTCGCCGACGTAGACGTGGAGCTTGCCGTTGAGCCTGGGGGCGAGCGAGGCCCAGTGGGTGTTGAGGTAGACGTCGAGGTCGAAGTGATCGTGCCAGTACTGGGCGACGTGATGGTTGATGACGCCGGTGAGGGGGTTCCAGATGTCAGCGGGGTAGCCGTCGGGGCCGACGGGACCGAAAACGGCCTGCCAGATATCCCACTGATCGCCGCTGCGGCCGTGGGTGCCGAGGACGAGCTCGCGGTGGTTGGCGCGGGCCATGGTCTGGACGAGGCTGCCATCGGGATTGCGCTGATCGGGACGGGGGACGGGGGACCAGGGGCCTTCGAGCCAGTAGGCGTTAGAGTCCTTATAGATGTTGACGATCTGGAAGTAGCGGAAATCGACGGGATCGGGCGAGGAGCCCCAGGCGCCGTTGAAGTAATCGGGATAGAAGATTTGGTCGGCGAGGGCTTCCCAGCCGCCGGTGGAGCAGCCGTAGTCGACGCGCGCCCAGCCTTGACCGATGCCGCGGAATTGCTTTTCGACGGCGGGGATCAGCTCCTGGGTGATGGCGTCACCGTAGGGGCCGAGGTTGGCGGAGTTCACGGCGTAACTATCGTCGTAGTAGGGGTTGGCGGTGTCGATGTAGACCCAGAGGAATTTGGGGAGCTTGCCGGCGAGCCATTCGGTTTTGATGCGGTCGAAGCCGCCTTTGAGGTCGTAGCGGAAATGGCCCTGCTCGAGCATGAGGGGGTAATGGGCACCCGGATGCGTGTAATAACCCTCGGGCAGCACGACGGCGGCCTCGATGTACATGGGCTGGCCCCAGAACTTCGTGAGCCGCTTACTCTCGATGCGGACGTGCTTGACCCAGCGCGTGTCGGGTGGCGGCGGGATGGGCGGGATGACTTGGGTGAGCTCGAGGCGCAGCGTGCCGGGACGGCGCGGATCGAAATGGACTTTGATCGGGACGCTGTAGAAGTTGCCGGGCTTGCGCGTCATTTGCTGGCCTTCACCTGCGTCGGCGGGGAGCAGGACCGTGTGGCCATCGGCGCGATGGAAGGTGGTGTAGCGGTTGAAGAGGGCCTGCACGGTGTAGTCACCGGCGGGGAGTTTGGCCAGGCTGGTGATGGGATAGCCGTAGATGGCGGCGTTGATGACGGCGGGCTGGCCGGGCTTCCAGGCGAGGACGTTTGTACCGAAGAACTGCTGCGAGCCCACCTGATCGCCGATAGCGAAGCGCGGCTCGAGGGGGCCGCGGCGGCGCAGGAAGCGAGGCTGATGCAGGCCGGGCGGCTCGGGGCGGGCGATATACAAAAAGACGCGGCCGTTGAGGGGCTGGGGGGAGAGCGACGCCGGGTAAGTGATAGCCACGCGCGTTTGGGCGGCGAGGGGCAGGGCCAGCAGGAGGGCTGGCGGCGCGGCGAGCAGCGTGAGCAGCAGTTTCCTCATAGGCGACATTGTATGCTAGCGATATGACACGAGACGAACTGATTCTGGCGCACAAAAACTATCTGTTTCCGGCGACGTTTCACTACTTCGACACGCCGCTGGTGCTCGATCATGCCAAGAACCAGTTCTGCTATGACGCCGACGGCAACGAGTACCTGGACTTTTTCGGCGGCATCGTGACGGTTTCCGTGGGGCACGACAATCCGGCGGTGAAGCAGGCGATGAAGAAGCAGATGGACAAGCTGGTGCATGTGTCCAACTGCTTTGCCACCGAGCCGATGGTGGCGATGGCGCAGAAGCTGGCGCAGATTGTACCGATGCCGAAGGTGAATGGGGAGGCGGCGAAGACGTTTTTC
The sequence above is drawn from the Acidobacteriota bacterium genome and encodes:
- a CDS encoding ATP-binding protein — its product is MLFRTLSAAVIGIESRLVEVEVDSTPAPGGDPHYATVGLPDAAVRESRERLRAAMRNCGFDPPNAHVLINLAPADVRKEGSGFDLPMAMALLGCWGALPNGNGHHGIRDCLFAGELALDGSLRPIRGSLPMAIMARAQGIPRLIVPAANAAEAAVVQGLDVYGAHDLPEVMTWMRDRSTASPVRVDTAAMLERERSAGEDFAEVKGQQTAKRALEVACAGGHNILMIGPPGSGKTMLARRIPSILPDLTFEEALEATQIHSVSGTLAREGGATSLLTHRPFRAPHHTISDAGLIGGGNGPRPGEVSLAHRGVLFLDELPEFPRSVLEVMRQPLEDGKVTIVRAASSVTYPSRFMLAAAMNPCPCGFFNDPTRECHCTPPQIQRYAGRISGPLLDRIDIHLDVPAVKYQELRGAAAAAEPSARIRDRVTAARARQLARLGAEGIFCNAQMSSRQLARHCALSPACEQLLERAMTKLALSARAHDRILKVARTIADLAAAPALEPAHLAEAIQYRTLDRTYWA
- a CDS encoding ATPase, producing the protein MKNPTTVERTSERELAVTRIFNAPVRLVFEAWTKPELLRRWWAPKSFGISFVSCEADVRTGGTYRFVFRHAAAEQPMAFFGRYLEVKPDARIVWTNEESAGGPLTTVTFEEKGDTTVLVLRELYPSKQALDDAIASGSTGTSGASEQFEQLDILLG
- a CDS encoding ArsR family transcriptional regulator, which encodes MVQYSSERLDGSFGALADATRRGVLEQLGQADASITALAAKFHMTLTGMKKHVGILERAGLVTTEKVGRVRTCKPGLRDLKEAAAWIDRYRQLWEARFDELENIVEELKRQKKFKA